A region from the Arthrobacter gengyunqii genome encodes:
- the hutH gene encoding histidine ammonia-lyase, which yields MTVELGTGSLTAEDIVAVARHCAPVALTPQALTAMRSSRAVIEELAADDKPHYGVSTGFGALAVKQIVPEQRRQLQRSLIRSHAASSGAEVDTEVVRALMLNRLSTLATGRTGVRPEVALAYAGLLNAGITPVVGEYGSLGCSGDLAPLSHCALALMGEGEVRTPDGGHMDAAAALAAAGLEPIELQEKEGLALINGTDGMLGMLTLAIADLHLLLSTADLAAAMSVEGLLGSDAVFAADLQALRPQPGQGESAANIRAVLAGSALIEEQKTGGFTRVQDAYSLRCAPQVHGAARSTLQHAETVAACERASAIDNPVVTLDGRLESNGNFHGAPVGYVLDFLAIAVADVASMSERRTDRFLDRARSHGLNAFLAFDPGVDSGHMIAQYTQAGIVSELKRLAVPASVDSIPSSAMQEDHVSMGWAAGLKLRRAIDGLTRVLAIEVLTAARALDMRDGGVSTSRSAPAVTAVRTALRAVVPGPGPDRYLAPEIEACRIALADGSLLAAADSALAEPLL from the coding sequence ATGACCGTTGAACTTGGAACAGGCTCCCTGACGGCGGAGGACATCGTCGCCGTCGCCCGGCACTGCGCCCCCGTGGCCCTGACGCCCCAAGCACTCACCGCCATGCGTTCTTCCCGCGCCGTCATCGAGGAACTCGCCGCCGACGACAAGCCGCACTACGGTGTCTCCACCGGATTCGGTGCCCTCGCGGTGAAGCAGATCGTTCCCGAACAGCGCCGCCAGCTGCAGCGCTCACTCATCCGCAGCCACGCGGCGTCGTCGGGCGCGGAAGTCGACACCGAAGTGGTGCGGGCCCTGATGCTGAACCGGCTGTCCACCCTCGCCACCGGACGCACCGGCGTCCGTCCGGAGGTGGCCCTCGCCTATGCCGGGCTGCTCAACGCCGGCATCACTCCGGTTGTCGGGGAGTACGGCTCGCTCGGCTGCTCCGGTGATCTCGCTCCCCTCTCCCACTGCGCGCTGGCGCTGATGGGTGAAGGAGAGGTCCGCACGCCCGACGGCGGACACATGGACGCCGCGGCTGCGCTGGCTGCCGCCGGGCTGGAACCGATTGAGCTGCAGGAAAAAGAAGGCTTGGCCCTGATCAACGGCACCGACGGAATGCTGGGCATGCTCACGCTGGCAATCGCTGACCTGCACCTGCTGCTGTCCACCGCGGACCTCGCCGCTGCCATGAGCGTGGAGGGTCTGCTCGGCAGCGACGCAGTCTTTGCCGCGGACCTGCAGGCCCTGCGGCCGCAACCGGGGCAGGGCGAATCCGCCGCCAACATCCGTGCCGTCCTGGCCGGATCGGCGCTGATCGAGGAACAGAAAACCGGCGGCTTTACCCGGGTGCAGGACGCCTATTCGCTGCGCTGCGCACCGCAGGTCCACGGTGCCGCCCGTTCCACGCTCCAGCACGCCGAGACCGTTGCGGCCTGCGAGCGGGCTTCGGCCATCGACAACCCGGTGGTGACCCTGGACGGACGCCTCGAATCCAACGGAAACTTCCACGGCGCTCCCGTTGGCTACGTGCTGGACTTCCTGGCCATCGCCGTCGCTGATGTTGCTTCCATGAGCGAACGCCGGACCGACCGCTTCCTGGACCGTGCCCGCAGCCACGGCCTCAATGCGTTCCTGGCCTTCGACCCGGGAGTGGATTCAGGGCACATGATTGCCCAGTACACACAGGCTGGAATCGTGTCTGAACTCAAGCGGCTGGCTGTACCGGCCTCCGTTGATTCCATTCCCTCCTCGGCCATGCAGGAGGACCACGTTTCCATGGGCTGGGCCGCGGGGCTCAAACTCCGCCGCGCCATCGACGGCCTCACCCGAGTCCTGGCCATCGAGGTGCTGACCGCCGCCCGGGCGCTGGACATGCGCGACGGCGGCGTGTCCACCTCCCGCAGCGCCCCGGCCGTGACGGCTGTGCGCACTGCGCT
- a CDS encoding IclR family transcriptional regulator yields the protein MSMSYSRVQVPAAAQVLSILRYLGTQAGPVSAAVVARDLALPRSTTYHLLAALVADGFAVHLPEERKYALGATAHELGTGYARQAPLQRIGRFPLRKLVARTRLTAHLAVLQGTDAIYVIEERAPRQKPLVTDAGVRLPAHRTASGRAMLAQMTDAQLRALYPDPDNMRSGRAAGPALAGLLAEVRERGYAWEEDEVTEGFSSIAVPVLDRSGHAVASVTLTTPNSTPQDVDTGRRIDDLASKWLPDVSRCAAEISRRLGAPLGAPPGARHP from the coding sequence ATGTCGATGAGCTATTCCCGGGTTCAGGTTCCGGCCGCTGCACAGGTCCTGTCCATCCTGCGGTATTTGGGGACGCAGGCCGGACCGGTTAGCGCCGCCGTCGTTGCCCGGGACCTCGCGCTGCCGCGCTCCACCACGTATCACCTGCTCGCAGCGCTGGTCGCCGACGGGTTTGCCGTTCATCTGCCGGAGGAACGCAAGTACGCCCTCGGAGCAACGGCGCATGAACTCGGCACCGGTTATGCCCGGCAGGCCCCGTTGCAACGCATTGGCCGGTTTCCGCTCCGGAAGCTGGTGGCTCGGACCCGCCTAACCGCGCACCTGGCCGTCCTGCAGGGCACCGACGCGATCTACGTCATCGAGGAGCGGGCGCCGAGGCAAAAGCCGCTGGTGACCGACGCCGGGGTCCGGCTGCCTGCGCACCGCACCGCCAGCGGGCGGGCCATGTTGGCGCAGATGACCGATGCGCAGCTGCGGGCGCTCTACCCGGACCCGGATAACATGCGCTCCGGCCGCGCCGCCGGACCCGCTCTCGCCGGGCTGCTGGCTGAGGTGCGCGAGCGTGGTTATGCCTGGGAGGAAGACGAAGTCACCGAGGGCTTTTCCTCCATTGCCGTACCCGTGCTGGACCGCTCCGGGCACGCCGTCGCCAGCGTCACCCTGACCACGCCGAACAGCACGCCGCAGGATGTCGACACAGGTCGGCGGATCGATGACTTGGCGTCCAAGTGGCTGCCGGACGTGTCCAGGTGCGCTGCGGAAATCTCCCGCCGGCTCGGAGCCCCGCTCGGTGCCCCGCCGGGTGCTCGGCACCCCTGA
- the hutU gene encoding urocanate hydratase produces MAPTTDPSRDIRAPRGTSLTARSWQTEAPLRMLMNNLDPEVAERPKDLVVYGGTGRAARSWEAYDAIVRTLSTLADDETLLVQSGKPVGVFRTNEWAPRVLLANSNLVGDWANWPEFRRLEAEGLMMYGQMTAGSWIYIGTQGILQGTYETFGAVARKLFHDDNATLAGTLTLTGGCGGMGGAQPLAVTLNGGAVLIVDVDEARLRRREGKRYLDEVAPDLDTAVARVMAARAEKRALSVGLVGNAAEVFEELLRRQLAGDIRVDIVTDQTSAHDPLSYLPAGIPLEQWAAESEADPEGFTKKARESMARQVAAMVGFQDTGAEVFDYGNSIRDEARQGGYDRAFDFPGFVPAYIRPLFCEGMGPFRWVALSGDPEDIAVTDAAMKELFPENARLHRWLDAAAEHVQFEGLPARICWLGYGDRAKAGLLFNRLVAEGKVSAPIVIGRDHLDSGSVASPYRETEGMADGSDAVADWPLLNAMLNTASGATWVSIHHGGGVGIGRSIHAGQVSVADGTELAARKLERLLTNDPGTGVIRHADAGYERASDVAAERGIRIPMAE; encoded by the coding sequence ATGGCTCCCACAACAGATCCTTCCCGCGACATCCGGGCACCCCGCGGCACCTCCCTGACAGCTCGGAGCTGGCAGACCGAGGCGCCCCTTCGCATGCTCATGAACAACTTGGACCCGGAAGTCGCCGAGCGTCCGAAAGACCTTGTGGTCTACGGCGGCACCGGCCGGGCCGCGCGCAGCTGGGAGGCCTACGACGCGATCGTCCGCACGCTGTCCACCCTGGCCGACGACGAGACCCTGCTGGTCCAGTCCGGCAAACCCGTGGGTGTGTTCCGGACCAACGAGTGGGCGCCTCGCGTGCTGCTCGCCAACTCCAACCTGGTGGGGGATTGGGCCAACTGGCCCGAGTTCCGCCGGCTGGAGGCCGAGGGCCTGATGATGTACGGACAGATGACCGCAGGATCCTGGATTTACATCGGCACCCAGGGCATCCTCCAGGGCACGTACGAGACCTTCGGCGCCGTCGCACGCAAGCTCTTCCACGACGACAATGCCACGCTCGCCGGCACCTTGACCCTGACCGGCGGCTGCGGCGGCATGGGCGGAGCTCAGCCGCTGGCCGTGACGCTGAATGGAGGAGCGGTGCTGATTGTCGACGTCGACGAGGCACGCCTGCGCCGCCGCGAGGGCAAACGCTACCTGGACGAGGTGGCACCGGATCTGGACACCGCCGTCGCCAGGGTCATGGCCGCCAGGGCGGAAAAACGTGCCCTCTCGGTGGGGCTGGTGGGCAACGCGGCCGAGGTGTTCGAAGAGCTGCTGCGCCGCCAGCTCGCCGGGGACATCAGGGTGGACATCGTCACGGACCAGACCTCCGCGCACGATCCGCTGAGCTACCTGCCGGCCGGGATTCCCCTGGAGCAGTGGGCTGCCGAATCTGAGGCCGATCCCGAAGGGTTTACCAAGAAAGCCCGCGAATCCATGGCCCGCCAGGTCGCAGCCATGGTGGGCTTCCAGGACACCGGTGCCGAGGTGTTCGACTACGGAAATTCCATCCGCGACGAAGCCCGCCAGGGCGGCTATGACCGGGCCTTCGATTTCCCCGGCTTTGTGCCTGCTTATATTCGCCCGCTTTTCTGCGAAGGCATGGGTCCGTTCCGCTGGGTGGCGCTGTCCGGGGATCCGGAGGACATCGCGGTCACGGACGCGGCGATGAAGGAGCTCTTTCCGGAGAATGCCCGCCTGCACCGGTGGCTCGACGCCGCAGCGGAGCACGTGCAGTTTGAAGGGTTACCGGCGCGCATTTGTTGGCTGGGCTACGGGGACCGGGCCAAGGCCGGGCTCCTGTTCAACCGGCTCGTCGCCGAGGGCAAAGTCAGCGCACCCATTGTCATCGGCCGCGACCATCTGGACTCCGGGTCCGTGGCCTCGCCCTACCGCGAGACCGAAGGCATGGCGGACGGCTCCGACGCCGTCGCGGACTGGCCCCTGCTCAACGCCATGCTGAACACCGCCTCCGGTGCCACCTGGGTCTCCATCCACCACGGCGGCGGGGTGGGCATCGGCCGCTCGATCCACGCCGGACAGGTGTCGGTCGCGGACGGCACCGAGTTGGCCGCCCGGAAACTGGAGCGGCTCCTCACCAACGATCCGGGCACGGGGGTGATCCGCCACGCCGACGCCGGATATGAGCGCGCCTCCGACGTTGCCGCCGAGCGCGGCATCCGCATTCCGATGGCAGAGTAG
- a CDS encoding allantoate amidohydrolase has protein sequence MDRTPASPVNALMAAIEGTGRDERRGGYSRPVFSTAELDLREWFTAEALRRGLAVETDRNGILWAWWDLPGASSAGTTGVSSAEPERRGALVTGSHLDSVPGGGAFDGPLGVASALAAVDLLQAREKDGGLTRNRALAVAVFPEEEGSRFGVACLGSRLLTGAIDQARALSLRDADGNTFADVARAHGLDPDLMGRDDAALSRIGDFVELHVEQGRGLNTEEFTDAAGRGPAVAVGGSVLGHGRWRFGITGQGNHAGTTLMADRADPMVAAAQLIVAVRQAAAAQPGARGTVGRLEPIPGGTNVIASRVDLWLDVRHPEDAVTAALVEKIHGQAQRIAAMEGCTVRLTEESFSGTVSFDAALQRSLSHSVALTVPGAPVLATGAGHDAGVLASRVPTGMLFVRNPSGFSHSPEEYVEDSDAEAGVTALADALQDLL, from the coding sequence ATGGATAGAACACCTGCTTCGCCCGTTAATGCCCTGATGGCCGCCATCGAGGGCACCGGCCGCGATGAACGCCGCGGCGGATACTCCCGCCCGGTGTTCTCGACCGCGGAGCTGGATCTGCGAGAGTGGTTCACGGCCGAGGCGCTCCGGCGCGGACTCGCCGTTGAGACGGACCGCAACGGCATCCTCTGGGCCTGGTGGGATTTGCCGGGGGCATCCTCCGCGGGGACAACCGGCGTATCCTCCGCAGAACCGGAGCGCCGCGGTGCGCTGGTCACCGGATCCCATCTGGACTCCGTACCCGGCGGCGGCGCCTTCGACGGACCGCTTGGCGTGGCCAGCGCACTGGCTGCCGTGGATCTCCTGCAGGCGCGCGAAAAGGACGGCGGCCTGACCCGGAACCGTGCCCTCGCCGTCGCGGTCTTTCCGGAAGAGGAAGGCTCGCGCTTCGGGGTGGCCTGCCTCGGCTCCCGGCTGCTGACCGGCGCGATTGATCAGGCCAGGGCACTGTCCCTGCGCGACGCCGACGGCAACACCTTCGCCGACGTCGCCCGCGCCCACGGACTGGATCCGGACCTGATGGGCCGGGATGATGCGGCGCTGAGCCGCATCGGGGACTTTGTCGAACTGCATGTGGAGCAGGGCCGCGGCCTGAACACCGAGGAGTTTACTGATGCCGCCGGACGGGGTCCGGCTGTTGCGGTGGGAGGGTCCGTGCTCGGGCACGGGCGGTGGCGGTTTGGCATCACGGGGCAGGGCAACCACGCAGGCACCACTCTGATGGCGGACCGTGCCGATCCCATGGTCGCGGCTGCGCAGCTGATCGTGGCTGTGCGCCAGGCAGCCGCTGCCCAGCCCGGCGCCCGTGGCACAGTGGGCCGGCTGGAACCGATCCCCGGCGGCACCAACGTCATTGCCTCCCGGGTGGACCTCTGGCTGGATGTCCGCCACCCCGAAGACGCCGTGACCGCCGCCCTGGTGGAGAAAATCCACGGCCAGGCACAGCGGATTGCGGCCATGGAAGGCTGCACCGTGCGGCTGACCGAGGAATCCTTTTCCGGGACGGTTTCCTTCGATGCCGCTCTGCAGCGCTCACTCTCACACTCCGTGGCTCTGACCGTGCCCGGCGCGCCCGTCCTGGCGACCGGGGCCGGGCACGACGCCGGGGTGCTGGCGTCCCGCGTGCCCACCGGTATGCTGTTCGTCCGCAACCCCTCCGGGTTCAGCCACTCGCCGGAAGAGTATGTGGAGGACTCCGACGCCGAGGCCGGCGTGACCGCGCTCGCCGACGCCCTGCAGGACCTGCTGTGA
- a CDS encoding formimidoylglutamate deiminase, which translates to MSAPERQGSFWCEQGWVNGAVVAGVRLEIDAAGTVTGTETGVPARSGDCLLAGVTFPAASNAHSHAFHRVLRGRTHAAGPGSFWTWREHMYETAGALTPELYEQLATAVFTEMVVTGWTSVAEFHYVHHQPDGSAYVQEHAMERALARAAVAAGIRLTLLDTCYLAGGFDAPLSAAQLRFGDRDGAAWLQRLASLRAAIAAEFDPAQVSVGAALHSVRGVPEEELELISRKLPADLPLHIHLSEQPAENDACREATGLTPALLLAKHGLVTRRLSAVHATHLSEEDMTALGNAGATVVMCPSTEADLADGIGPAAELQAAGARIALGTDQHAVVDPWLEMRALEHGERLRSGERGRFAPADLHAAVSRAGAESQGRRAPGLAAGDTCDLMSVDPGSIRTAGSDPGQLALTATAADVHTVVVGGRILARHGRHTVLGDPAALLSAAVAALDASRRSPTPAATTEDP; encoded by the coding sequence GTGAGTGCGCCGGAACGGCAGGGTTCCTTCTGGTGCGAACAGGGCTGGGTCAACGGCGCGGTTGTTGCCGGCGTCCGGCTGGAAATCGATGCCGCAGGCACTGTAACGGGGACTGAGACCGGCGTCCCGGCGCGGTCAGGGGACTGCCTGCTGGCCGGCGTCACCTTTCCTGCGGCATCGAACGCGCACTCCCACGCCTTCCACCGGGTGCTGCGCGGACGCACGCACGCCGCCGGGCCCGGCAGCTTCTGGACCTGGCGGGAGCACATGTACGAGACTGCCGGGGCGCTGACTCCGGAGCTGTATGAGCAGCTCGCCACCGCGGTGTTCACGGAAATGGTGGTCACCGGATGGACCTCGGTCGCCGAGTTCCACTATGTCCACCATCAGCCGGACGGCAGCGCCTACGTGCAGGAGCATGCCATGGAACGGGCGCTGGCGCGGGCCGCCGTCGCCGCCGGTATCCGATTGACCCTGCTGGACACCTGCTATCTGGCCGGCGGTTTCGACGCGCCGCTCAGTGCCGCTCAGCTGCGCTTCGGAGACCGCGACGGCGCCGCCTGGCTTCAGCGGCTGGCCTCCCTGCGCGCTGCGATTGCCGCGGAGTTCGATCCGGCCCAGGTCAGCGTGGGCGCTGCCCTGCATTCCGTGCGCGGGGTACCTGAGGAAGAGCTGGAACTGATTTCCCGGAAGCTCCCCGCCGACCTGCCGCTGCACATCCACCTCTCCGAACAGCCTGCGGAAAACGATGCCTGCCGGGAGGCCACCGGACTTACCCCGGCACTGCTGTTGGCCAAGCACGGACTGGTCACCCGGCGTCTCTCCGCCGTCCATGCCACCCACCTGAGCGAGGAAGACATGACGGCTCTCGGGAACGCCGGCGCGACAGTGGTGATGTGCCCCAGCACAGAGGCGGACCTGGCCGACGGCATCGGCCCCGCCGCCGAGCTGCAGGCGGCCGGTGCACGGATTGCGCTGGGCACCGACCAGCACGCCGTCGTCGACCCCTGGCTGGAAATGCGGGCGCTGGAACACGGCGAACGCCTCCGCTCCGGGGAACGCGGCCGCTTTGCCCCGGCTGATCTGCACGCCGCCGTTTCCCGCGCCGGAGCAGAATCGCAGGGGCGGCGGGCCCCGGGGCTGGCCGCCGGAGACACCTGCGACCTCATGTCAGTGGATCCCGGAAGCATCCGCACCGCCGGTTCGGATCCCGGCCAGCTGGCACTCACCGCCACGGCCGCGGATGTTCACACCGTCGTCGTCGGCGGCCGTATCCTTGCCCGCCACGGCCGGCACACCGTCCTGGGCGATCCGGCGGCTCTGCTGTCAGCCGCCGTCGCCGCCTTGGACGCGTCCCGGCGCAGCCCGACACCCGCCGCAACCACGGAAGATCCATGA
- a CDS encoding amidohydrolase family protein, producing MSTPPAGPASTLITNIGELSTQNEAQGPESSVLRDAAVVFEGERISWIGAASAAPAADAMIDAGGRCGLPGWVDSHTHLVFAGDRSAEFEARMAGESYAAGGIAVTTDATRSASDYDLTRLLLARAAEAAAGGTTYLETKTGYGLNVEEERRHARIASTVANQVTYLGAHLVPAGADAEEYTDLVCTDMLEAVRPYVQWADVFCEKGAFTEEQSRRVLQACRDAGLGLRVHGNQLGYGAGVRLAVEFGAASVDHVNYLTDDDVAALSGTWTKWNAAGPDAGGTDASGARTPGTVATCLPACDLSTRAPLAPARKLLDAGVQVALASNCNPGTSFTSSMNFCVATAVLQMGLTVSEAVRAATFGGALALRAHTGEDRDGKRAVGSLAVGHRADLQLLNAPSAAHLAYRPGMPLTGAVWRAGQQLGLPPR from the coding sequence ATGAGCACACCTCCAGCAGGCCCGGCCTCAACACTGATCACCAACATTGGCGAACTCTCCACCCAGAATGAGGCCCAAGGTCCGGAGAGTTCCGTGCTGCGGGACGCCGCAGTGGTGTTCGAGGGGGAACGGATCAGCTGGATCGGCGCTGCGTCCGCTGCACCGGCCGCGGATGCCATGATCGACGCCGGCGGACGGTGCGGGCTGCCCGGGTGGGTGGACTCGCACACGCACCTGGTGTTTGCGGGAGACCGCAGTGCGGAGTTTGAGGCCCGGATGGCGGGGGAGTCCTACGCGGCCGGCGGCATCGCCGTCACCACCGACGCCACGCGTTCCGCCTCGGACTATGACCTGACCCGGCTCCTGCTGGCACGTGCCGCCGAAGCGGCAGCAGGCGGCACCACCTACCTGGAAACCAAGACCGGCTACGGGCTGAACGTGGAGGAGGAGCGACGGCACGCGCGCATCGCCTCCACCGTGGCGAACCAGGTGACCTATCTGGGCGCGCATCTGGTCCCGGCCGGCGCAGATGCCGAGGAGTACACGGACCTGGTGTGCACCGACATGCTCGAAGCGGTGCGGCCGTATGTGCAGTGGGCAGACGTCTTCTGCGAAAAGGGAGCCTTCACCGAGGAACAGTCCCGGCGGGTGCTGCAGGCCTGCCGCGATGCGGGCCTGGGACTGCGGGTGCACGGCAACCAGCTCGGCTACGGTGCCGGCGTGCGCCTGGCTGTGGAGTTCGGCGCAGCCAGTGTGGATCACGTGAACTATCTGACGGACGACGACGTTGCCGCCCTCTCGGGTACGTGGACTAAGTGGAACGCGGCCGGACCGGATGCCGGCGGAACGGATGCTTCCGGAGCCCGCACCCCCGGGACGGTGGCCACCTGCCTGCCCGCCTGCGATCTCTCCACCCGGGCACCGCTCGCGCCGGCCAGGAAACTCCTCGATGCCGGGGTGCAGGTGGCGCTGGCCTCCAACTGCAATCCCGGCACCTCCTTCACCAGTTCCATGAACTTCTGCGTGGCCACGGCGGTGCTGCAAATGGGCCTGACAGTCTCTGAAGCCGTCCGGGCCGCGACCTTCGGCGGCGCACTGGCCCTGCGCGCGCACACCGGGGAGGACCGGGACGGAAAGCGGGCGGTGGGCTCACTCGCCGTTGGGCACCGTGCTGACCTGCAGCTGCTCAACGCCCCCTCGGCCGCGCATCTGGCCTACCGGCCGGGGATGCCGCTCACGGGTGCTGTGTGGCGAGCCGGGCAGCAACTGGGTTTGCCGCCCCGGTAG
- a CDS encoding CPBP family intramembrane glutamic endopeptidase: MRAAFPSAPAESLDPRARKMLVFEILIVLGLSLGRSGVYAVVELLEKATEGPLGGQTTTLNPVLDENSWFDLTYQLLGIFFSLLPVALVLFLLTEPGKSAFRRIGFTFEKPVRDFGLGAGLAAVICLGTLGVYAGGRALGITTALVPAALDTYWWTLPVLILSAVRHAVLEEVIVVGYLFLRLRQLGWGTPAIILTSALIRASYHLYQGIGPGIGNFLMGLIFGYVYVKTRRVMPLVIAHALVDITGFVGFALFGPAIGIGN, from the coding sequence ATGCGTGCTGCCTTCCCCTCCGCCCCCGCCGAGTCACTGGACCCGCGGGCACGGAAGATGCTGGTCTTCGAGATCCTGATTGTGTTGGGACTGTCCCTGGGGCGCTCCGGAGTGTACGCCGTCGTCGAGCTCCTGGAAAAGGCCACGGAGGGTCCCCTGGGCGGGCAGACCACCACGCTGAACCCGGTGCTGGACGAGAACTCCTGGTTTGACCTCACCTATCAGCTGCTGGGCATCTTCTTTTCCCTGCTCCCGGTGGCGCTGGTGCTGTTCCTGCTCACCGAACCGGGAAAGTCGGCGTTCCGCCGGATCGGGTTCACCTTCGAGAAACCCGTGCGCGACTTTGGGCTGGGCGCGGGACTGGCCGCGGTCATCTGCCTCGGGACACTGGGCGTGTATGCCGGCGGCCGGGCGCTGGGCATCACCACGGCACTGGTGCCGGCGGCGCTGGACACCTACTGGTGGACGCTGCCGGTGCTGATCCTCTCCGCCGTGCGGCACGCCGTGCTCGAGGAAGTCATTGTGGTTGGCTACCTGTTCCTGCGGCTGCGGCAGCTGGGCTGGGGAACCCCGGCGATCATCCTCACCTCGGCGCTGATCCGTGCCAGCTACCACCTCTACCAGGGCATTGGGCCCGGCATCGGAAACTTCCTGATGGGACTGATCTTCGGTTACGTCTACGTCAAAACCCGGCGGGTCATGCCGCTGGTGATTGCCCATGCGCTGGTGGACATCACCGGCTTTGTCGGCTTCGCCCTGTTCGGACCCGCCATCGGCATCGGCAACTGA
- a CDS encoding TetR/AcrR family transcriptional regulator C-terminal domain-containing protein produces MAKTPETPAPAGSQRGRLSRELVLGTALDLVDANGLEALTMRRLAQELHCDPMSLYRYAENRAALLAGVEELVFNKLTICPDDLDWQAQLRRIAHDLRVLALQHPNTVPLLVTRPLSTPLGLRPRGTLRPLERILALLMKAGFSPEDALHIYRAFYSFLYGHILNELQELIADPEEDEAILRLGLHRLPPKEFPRLRSLAPILADYDGEVELDQGLGILLSGLSEQLGGGSVRHG; encoded by the coding sequence ATGGCCAAGACCCCGGAAACCCCAGCCCCAGCGGGTTCACAACGGGGCCGTCTGAGCAGGGAACTTGTCCTGGGAACGGCACTGGACCTGGTGGATGCCAACGGGCTGGAAGCTCTCACCATGCGTCGGCTGGCGCAGGAACTTCACTGCGATCCAATGAGCCTCTACCGTTACGCGGAAAACCGTGCAGCCCTGCTGGCAGGGGTCGAAGAACTGGTCTTCAATAAACTGACGATTTGTCCGGATGACTTGGACTGGCAGGCTCAGCTGCGACGCATCGCCCATGACCTCCGGGTGCTGGCCCTGCAGCACCCCAACACGGTCCCGCTGCTGGTCACCAGGCCCTTGTCCACTCCCCTGGGCCTGCGCCCCCGGGGAACGCTGCGGCCGCTTGAGCGGATTTTGGCGCTCCTCATGAAAGCCGGTTTTTCCCCCGAGGATGCCCTGCACATCTATCGTGCCTTTTACTCGTTCCTCTACGGACACATCCTGAACGAGCTGCAGGAGCTCATCGCCGATCCCGAAGAAGATGAAGCCATTCTGCGTCTTGGCCTGCACCGGCTGCCGCCGAAGGAATTCCCCCGGCTCAGGTCCCTTGCACCGATTCTTGCTGACTATGACGGCGAAGTTGAGTTGGATCAGGGATTGGGCATCCTGCTTTCCGGACTGTCCGAGCAGCTGGGCGGCGGGTCCGTCCGGCACGGTTGA
- a CDS encoding primase-like DNA-binding domain-containing protein gives MSAMTGTTSAARTGNAKTAEDRVRQFLAVCTVRDLDDSAVLPVADLYGMYIIWCEQNSTDPLSIQLFSKVLRDEGIEAGLQRREKVVKGIMVTGQIPIQYILETDKAPGPNSVLGTLPA, from the coding sequence ATGAGTGCAATGACAGGCACAACCTCCGCTGCCCGCACCGGGAACGCCAAGACAGCCGAGGACCGGGTCCGTCAGTTCCTCGCTGTATGCACCGTACGGGACCTCGATGACAGTGCAGTTCTTCCTGTTGCCGACCTCTACGGCATGTACATCATCTGGTGTGAACAAAACAGTACAGATCCGCTGTCCATCCAGCTCTTCTCGAAGGTCCTGCGGGACGAAGGAATCGAGGCCGGGCTGCAGCGCAGGGAAAAAGTGGTCAAAGGCATCATGGTCACAGGCCAAATCCCCATCCAGTACATTCTGGAGACTGATAAGGCTCCGGGTCCCAACAGTGTGCTGGGGACACTTCCGGCGTGA